In the Harmonia axyridis chromosome 3, icHarAxyr1.1, whole genome shotgun sequence genome, one interval contains:
- the LOC123674580 gene encoding uncharacterized protein LOC123674580 — MPVKMNDPGYDFECSRAELLGIAPPSYDEYLKNVADNVEISKKEDETEEIETSEYVKNDDENSKVAAGRKLDEINNILQSTQEKLHRFKASYGSFTNVLKTKLGKSLDISFSQSETDGSQTIDETTLNPNTDKSEEEIIGSVVNDNDKDIGSNGMRQNGQSADISNSGKEDDETAYKEIELNDTQVKSPEVKKFLNFSFLNLGGK; from the exons ATGCCAGTGAAAATGAACGATCCTGGATACGATTTTGAATGCTCCAGAGCAGAACTTTTGGGTATTGCACCACCTTCTTACGATGAATACTTAAAGAACGTCGCCGACAACGTAGAAATATCGAAAAAGGAGGACGAAACTGAAGAAATTGAGACTTCAGAG TACGTGAAGAATGACGACGAGAACTCCAAAGTTGCAGCGGGTAGGAAGTTGGACgaaatcaacaatattttaCAGAGCACGCAGGAGAAGTTGCATCGATTCAAG GCTTCATACGGCTCCTTCACCAACGTATTGAagacgaaacttggaaaaagcTTAGACATTTCGTTCAGCCAATCAGAAACCGATGGATCTCAGACTATTGATGAGACGACCCTAAATCCAAACACAGATAAAAGTGAAGAGGAGATCATTGGATCGGTCGTTAATGATAACGATAAGGATATTGGATCCAATGGAATGAGGCAAAACGGACAGTCTGCCGATATAAGCAATAGTGGGAAGGAAGACGATGAGACGGCCTACAAGGAGATAGAGCTGAACGACACCCAGGTCAAAAGTCCAGAAGTCAAGAAGTTCTTGAACTTCAGTTTTCTGAATTTAGGAGGAAAATAA